One window from the genome of Stigmatella aurantiaca encodes:
- a CDS encoding amidohydrolase family protein, whose product MATQDPSAAAPRPLRAFDVHVHLFPGMLARFIWKWFEENSWPIRHKPSPEETFGLLERYGIERMVGLCYTHQPGVAGMLNEFMAELVAAHPGRLVGFGTVLPGEEGFEAELRRALGELQLSGIKIHCHVQKIAPDDDRMLPVFDTLAETGKILQIHCGPVSQSKAHKSEIDELCAVPRFLRAMRRTPNLKVIVPHIGYDEVQLYLDMLDEFPNLYLDTAMAFGGYRVARGEALPDVRPLSMTRYEKGRKPRLPEPWKPALEQLVPQMIERPDRFLFGTDFPNLPYDPDLEMRELERYLPEDVLRKVLWDNATQLFGPAKTERPT is encoded by the coding sequence ATGGCCACGCAAGACCCCTCCGCCGCAGCTCCCCGCCCCCTGCGCGCCTTCGATGTGCACGTGCACCTGTTTCCCGGCATGCTGGCGCGCTTCATCTGGAAGTGGTTCGAGGAGAACTCCTGGCCGATCCGGCACAAGCCCTCGCCCGAGGAGACGTTCGGCCTGCTGGAGCGCTACGGCATCGAGCGCATGGTCGGGCTCTGCTACACGCACCAGCCCGGCGTGGCGGGCATGCTCAACGAGTTCATGGCGGAGCTGGTGGCCGCCCACCCCGGGCGGCTCGTCGGCTTCGGCACCGTCCTGCCCGGTGAAGAGGGCTTCGAGGCCGAGCTTCGCCGGGCGCTCGGGGAGCTCCAGCTCTCGGGCATCAAGATTCACTGCCACGTGCAGAAGATCGCCCCGGACGATGACCGCATGCTGCCGGTGTTCGACACACTCGCGGAGACGGGAAAGATCCTGCAGATCCACTGCGGCCCTGTCTCGCAGAGCAAGGCGCACAAGAGCGAGATCGACGAGCTGTGCGCCGTCCCCCGCTTCCTGCGCGCCATGCGGCGCACGCCCAACCTCAAGGTCATCGTGCCGCACATCGGGTACGACGAGGTCCAGCTCTACCTGGACATGCTCGACGAGTTCCCGAACCTCTACCTGGACACCGCCATGGCGTTTGGCGGGTACCGCGTGGCGCGCGGAGAGGCGCTGCCGGACGTCCGGCCGCTCTCGATGACGCGCTACGAGAAGGGCCGGAAGCCCCGCCTGCCCGAGCCCTGGAAGCCCGCGCTCGAGCAGCTTGTCCCGCAGATGATCGAACGGCCGGACCGGTTCCTGTTCGGCACCGACTTCCCCAACCTGCCGTATGACCCTGACCTGGAGATGCGCGAGCTGGAGCGCTACCTGCCGGAGGATGTGCTGCGCAAGGTGCTCTGGGACAACGCCACCCAGCTCTTCGGACCCGCGAAAACGGAGCGCCCCACATGA
- a CDS encoding acyl-CoA desaturase codes for MSENLQAAALSGSGGHERLSKSSLLRHSLVILFPVVGTLVALGLWWSGLAVPTAVDFLLLGVFYVLNILGMELAYHRYFTHRSFRAPRAVELALAVLGSLSYVGPIIWWVAIHRIHHKNTDQQGDPHSPWWPQHPGRLRRLYHAHVGWLLDARCARPEQWGRYAMDLYKDPVLFKFHMMYDYWLVLGLAIPAAIGGLLHGSLQGVLLGFLWGGTVRVFLATNAIWSVNSVGHALGGRSPLETRDHSRNSFWQAIVTLGAGWHNNHHTFPSYAVTSLRWWQVDLTGLLIRALAFFRLTRDVHMPNTASVEAKKKKPLATT; via the coding sequence ATGAGCGAGAACCTTCAGGCCGCGGCCCTTTCTGGCTCAGGGGGGCATGAGCGGCTTTCCAAGTCGTCCTTGCTGCGCCACAGCCTCGTCATCCTCTTCCCCGTCGTGGGGACGCTGGTGGCGCTCGGCCTGTGGTGGAGCGGGCTGGCGGTGCCCACGGCGGTGGACTTCCTGCTGCTCGGGGTGTTCTACGTCCTGAACATCCTGGGGATGGAGCTGGCGTACCACCGCTACTTCACGCACCGGTCCTTCCGGGCGCCCCGGGCGGTGGAGCTGGCCCTGGCGGTGCTCGGCTCCCTCTCGTACGTGGGCCCCATCATCTGGTGGGTGGCCATCCACCGCATCCACCACAAGAACACGGACCAGCAGGGCGATCCGCACTCGCCCTGGTGGCCGCAGCACCCGGGCCGCCTCCGGCGGCTGTACCACGCCCACGTGGGGTGGCTCCTGGATGCCCGGTGCGCACGGCCGGAGCAGTGGGGCCGGTACGCGATGGACCTGTACAAGGACCCGGTGCTCTTCAAGTTCCACATGATGTACGACTACTGGCTGGTGCTCGGCCTGGCGATTCCGGCGGCCATCGGCGGCCTCCTCCATGGCTCGCTCCAGGGCGTGCTGCTGGGCTTCCTCTGGGGCGGCACGGTGCGCGTCTTCCTGGCCACCAACGCCATCTGGAGCGTCAACTCCGTGGGCCATGCGCTCGGAGGGCGCAGCCCGCTGGAGACCCGGGACCACAGCCGCAACTCGTTCTGGCAGGCCATCGTCACGCTCGGCGCCGGCTGGCACAACAACCACCACACCTTCCCCTCCTACGCCGTCACGTCCCTTCGCTGGTGGCAGGTGGACCTGACGGGCCTGCTCATCCGGGCCCTGGCGTTCTTCCGGCTCACGCGCGACGTGCACATGCCCAACACGGCCTCCGTGGAGGCCAAGAAGAAAAAACCCCTGGCGACGACCTGA
- a CDS encoding class I SAM-dependent methyltransferase: MSTSGAQAQVGASKESIQYHYDIGNDFLALAQEETRTYSSAMWEEGDTHEQAQIRKLDYHIGQIRAKGAQRVLDIGCGWGSLVKRLVVNHGVQNVVGLTLSQEQKRYIHQAINLPQIEVRLENWQDYRPDEPFDGIISLGAFEHFAKINEDKIEAYRRYFQRCYELLKPGGRMSLQTMAYGDVPRDRKHKDLFIAREVFPESDLPYLADIVRSSEMLFEVEFLRNDRHDYVKTMRAWFENLRSNREKALKLVPLEVIERYERMYRTMSYSFDLGAFHLYRITFRRIEPNRFGKD; this comes from the coding sequence ATGTCAACCAGCGGTGCACAGGCGCAGGTGGGCGCCTCGAAAGAATCCATCCAGTACCACTACGACATCGGGAATGACTTCCTAGCGCTCGCGCAGGAAGAGACCCGCACGTACTCGTCCGCGATGTGGGAGGAGGGCGACACCCACGAGCAGGCCCAGATCCGCAAGCTGGACTACCACATCGGGCAGATCCGCGCGAAGGGCGCCCAGCGCGTGCTGGACATCGGCTGCGGCTGGGGCTCGCTGGTGAAGCGGCTGGTGGTGAACCACGGCGTCCAGAACGTCGTGGGCCTCACGCTCAGCCAAGAGCAGAAGCGGTACATCCACCAGGCCATCAACCTGCCGCAGATCGAGGTGCGGCTGGAGAACTGGCAGGACTACCGGCCGGACGAGCCGTTCGACGGCATCATCTCGCTGGGCGCCTTCGAGCACTTCGCCAAGATCAACGAGGACAAGATCGAGGCGTACCGGCGCTACTTCCAGCGCTGCTACGAGCTGCTCAAGCCGGGCGGCCGCATGTCCTTGCAGACCATGGCCTACGGCGACGTGCCCCGCGACCGCAAGCACAAGGACCTGTTCATCGCCCGCGAGGTGTTCCCCGAGTCGGACCTGCCGTACCTGGCCGACATCGTCCGCTCCAGCGAGATGCTCTTCGAGGTCGAGTTCCTGCGCAATGACCGGCACGACTACGTCAAGACGATGCGGGCCTGGTTCGAGAACCTGCGCAGCAACCGCGAGAAGGCGCTGAAGCTGGTACCGCTCGAGGTGATCGAGCGCTACGAGCGGATGTACCGGACGATGAGCTACTCGTTCGACCTGGGCGCCTTCCACCTCTACCGCATCACCTTCCGGCGCATCGAACCCAACCGCTTCGGCAAAGACTGA
- a CDS encoding acyl carrier protein has protein sequence MSNPATAKQQQPSTSSRDWMCLYLSKKLGVSPGEVDTKKTFDSFGLDSAEAVRMVGDLEDFVGRRLSPSLPYKYPTIEALSQHLDAGKS, from the coding sequence TTGAGCAATCCCGCGACCGCGAAGCAGCAGCAGCCGTCCACGAGCAGCCGTGACTGGATGTGCCTCTACCTGTCCAAGAAGCTGGGCGTCTCGCCCGGCGAGGTGGACACGAAGAAGACGTTCGACAGCTTCGGACTCGATTCCGCGGAGGCCGTGCGCATGGTCGGCGACCTGGAGGACTTCGTGGGCCGCCGGCTGTCCCCCAGCCTCCCCTACAAGTACCCCACCATCGAGGCGCTCTCCCAGCACCTGGATGCGGGCAAGAGCTGA
- a CDS encoding acyl-CoA desaturase: MANLPEHARLDQILAVIVTVVPTLGTLAAGILWWSGHAPAAPELVTAAILYIITVIGLEVGFHRHLAHRSFKAHEGLRAALLAAGSMAFHGPAIWWCAIHRRHHTLSDLEGDPHSPRLSGGGAWGTLKGFYHSHMGWLFTAGSTRPENWRDRVRDLYEDDLILRMHLQYYVWLFLGLLIPTVVSGIAHGSLFGALMGFLWGGMVRIFLVNQCIWSLNSLCHLIGKPYFRTRDFSKNSFTLALFTFGQGWHNNHHAFPSSAYTGLKWWQIDFGGWVVWGLKSARLVWDVRKPTPEMIALKELYTQPTTTQGETP; encoded by the coding sequence GTGGCGAACCTCCCCGAGCACGCTCGACTCGATCAGATTTTGGCTGTCATTGTAACGGTCGTTCCAACCCTGGGAACCCTTGCGGCAGGAATTTTATGGTGGTCCGGCCATGCGCCGGCGGCCCCCGAGCTTGTCACGGCGGCAATCCTGTACATCATCACAGTCATTGGACTGGAGGTAGGATTCCACCGGCATCTGGCCCACCGCTCCTTCAAGGCGCATGAGGGCTTGCGCGCGGCCCTGCTCGCGGCGGGCTCCATGGCCTTTCATGGCCCGGCGATCTGGTGGTGTGCCATCCACCGCCGCCACCACACGCTGAGCGACCTGGAGGGAGATCCCCACTCGCCCCGGCTGTCGGGCGGCGGGGCCTGGGGCACCCTGAAGGGCTTCTACCACAGCCACATGGGCTGGCTCTTCACGGCGGGCTCGACCCGGCCCGAGAACTGGCGCGACCGCGTCCGGGATCTCTACGAAGATGACCTGATCCTTCGGATGCACCTGCAATATTATGTATGGCTGTTCCTGGGCCTGCTCATTCCCACCGTGGTGAGCGGCATCGCGCACGGCAGCCTGTTCGGCGCCCTGATGGGTTTCCTCTGGGGCGGAATGGTCCGGATCTTCCTCGTCAATCAGTGCATCTGGTCGTTGAACTCCCTGTGCCACCTGATTGGGAAGCCCTATTTCCGGACCCGGGACTTCAGCAAGAACAGCTTCACGCTGGCGCTGTTCACCTTTGGCCAGGGCTGGCACAACAACCACCATGCCTTTCCGAGCTCCGCGTACACCGGGCTCAAGTGGTGGCAGATCGACTTCGGGGGGTGGGTCGTCTGGGGACTGAAATCGGCCAGGCTGGTCTGGGACGTGCGCAAACCCACCCCCGAGATGATTGCCCTCAAAGAACTCTACACCCAACCGACGACGACCCAGGGAGAAACACCTTGA
- a CDS encoding xylosidase produces MSSPSDSQSSPAATPGVQRLEPNRLRGNTVQDPASLFEVPPGESRTLQDIVANLQRVPEPLLHEPMPDPFVLRLTAKSPGGARTAGLWLIATTNDQPFAFRLYRLVNGTWVPHTVDGQHRAIFPEGKLPAWWNGGELDPLAPDLPRDLVLARWAPEIDERNGLLTLHYTARDRAGILRSAYATASAIDGEWKDHGFLDINVRVKDVAPGYPGGPAGENPLVGMIDGHVAAALGPDGRERTFLLTKVDGNGLQWKDPVTQQTHKAPTPILAHEFRQDADGRIELLGAPKVLLSNGPHHDGLIEGQFVVTENGQSYLIYSAGFFGNSEYRTYIAKLDLLAGSVGDERLLIDSQSPALGGQWNGPGHPAFVSQGNGLYAMYLHVWRNGSDYGKDGDQRKAIQRHVAFRDLDGRPCEPFVVEERFSGA; encoded by the coding sequence ATGAGCTCTCCCTCCGACTCCCAGTCCTCCCCTGCCGCCACCCCGGGTGTCCAGCGGCTCGAGCCCAACCGCCTCCGTGGCAACACCGTGCAGGACCCGGCGAGCCTCTTTGAGGTTCCGCCCGGGGAATCGCGCACGCTCCAAGACATCGTCGCGAACCTGCAGCGCGTTCCCGAGCCGCTCCTGCACGAGCCCATGCCCGATCCGTTCGTGCTGCGGCTGACGGCGAAGAGCCCGGGTGGCGCGCGCACCGCGGGCCTCTGGCTGATTGCAACCACCAACGATCAGCCCTTCGCCTTCCGGCTGTACCGCCTCGTGAATGGCACCTGGGTGCCGCACACGGTGGACGGCCAGCACCGCGCCATCTTCCCCGAGGGCAAGCTCCCCGCGTGGTGGAATGGGGGCGAGCTCGATCCGCTGGCGCCCGATCTTCCCAGGGATCTCGTCCTGGCCCGGTGGGCTCCCGAGATTGACGAGCGCAACGGGCTGCTCACGCTGCACTACACCGCCCGGGATCGCGCCGGCATCCTGCGCTCCGCCTATGCCACCGCCTCGGCCATCGATGGCGAGTGGAAGGACCATGGCTTCCTCGACATCAACGTCCGGGTGAAGGACGTGGCGCCCGGCTATCCCGGGGGCCCCGCGGGCGAGAACCCTCTTGTCGGCATGATCGACGGCCACGTCGCCGCGGCCCTGGGCCCGGATGGCCGCGAGCGGACGTTCCTGCTCACCAAGGTGGATGGCAACGGGTTGCAGTGGAAGGACCCGGTGACCCAGCAGACGCACAAGGCGCCCACGCCCATCCTCGCGCACGAATTCAGGCAGGACGCGGACGGACGCATCGAGCTGCTGGGCGCGCCGAAGGTCCTGCTCAGCAATGGGCCGCACCATGATGGCCTGATCGAAGGCCAGTTCGTGGTGACCGAGAACGGCCAGTCGTACCTCATCTACAGCGCGGGCTTCTTCGGGAACTCCGAGTACCGCACGTACATCGCCAAGCTCGACCTGCTCGCGGGAAGCGTGGGGGACGAGCGGCTCTTGATCGACAGCCAGAGCCCGGCGCTTGGAGGGCAGTGGAATGGCCCGGGCCACCCTGCGTTCGTGAGCCAGGGCAACGGCCTCTATGCGATGTACCTGCACGTGTGGCGCAACGGCAGCGACTACGGCAAGGACGGCGATCAGCGCAAGGCGATCCAACGCCATGTCGCCTTCCGTGACCTCGACGGCCGCCCTTGCGAGCCGTTCGTCGTGGAAGAGCGCTTCTCCGGCGCCTAG
- a CDS encoding extracellular solute-binding protein yields MKMKALLPAAMLLAVTLGATPASATEITLFRFFGGCSDEYGNVTDLSKAVGECGIIQVLTNKFNAENKEGITVKTQSIEWGVYYDRLSSTIAGGTPPDIAVMHRSVLPNYLTRGLVQPLGKSFTTAGIDAADFLPVARDAVTANGEMWALPFDLHALVWHVNVDLFVKAGLVDAKGQPKMPTSPAELMQHAQTMKAKTGKMYFAIPSSADPMPSWQYLTWVWQQGGNIIDAEKKAQLESKESKEALRLLHSLYAAGHASSKHDYASAQQAFIGGEAAVLINGTWGVDTYEAQSKDPKTALKKYAVRDIPALYGQEAVWSDSHLWVLPKQPKPDPAKQKAALAFLKFLNDNNFQWARTGHLPVRTSVLKSAEMQALPHRSEYTRTATIAKAVPAIENQRAILDLLVNEVNSTWLVNKKPDQALSDAQRRATQILRRARK; encoded by the coding sequence ATGAAGATGAAGGCACTGCTCCCGGCCGCGATGCTGCTGGCCGTGACCCTGGGCGCCACCCCGGCATCCGCCACGGAGATCACGCTGTTCCGCTTCTTCGGCGGCTGCAGCGATGAGTACGGCAACGTCACCGATCTGTCGAAGGCGGTCGGCGAGTGCGGAATCATCCAGGTGCTGACCAACAAGTTCAACGCGGAGAACAAGGAGGGCATCACCGTCAAGACCCAGTCGATCGAGTGGGGCGTCTATTACGACCGCCTGAGCTCCACCATCGCTGGCGGCACCCCGCCCGACATCGCCGTCATGCACCGCAGCGTCCTGCCGAACTACCTGACGCGCGGGCTCGTCCAGCCGCTCGGCAAGAGCTTCACCACGGCCGGCATCGACGCCGCCGACTTCCTGCCGGTGGCGCGCGACGCGGTCACCGCCAATGGCGAGATGTGGGCCTTGCCGTTCGACCTGCACGCGCTCGTGTGGCACGTCAACGTGGACCTGTTCGTCAAGGCGGGGCTCGTCGATGCCAAGGGCCAGCCGAAGATGCCCACCAGCCCCGCCGAGCTGATGCAACACGCCCAGACGATGAAGGCCAAGACCGGCAAGATGTACTTCGCCATCCCCTCCTCGGCCGACCCGATGCCGTCCTGGCAATACCTGACCTGGGTGTGGCAGCAGGGCGGCAACATCATCGACGCCGAGAAGAAGGCCCAGCTGGAGTCGAAGGAGAGCAAGGAGGCCTTGCGCCTGCTCCACTCGCTCTACGCCGCAGGCCATGCCAGCAGCAAGCACGACTATGCCAGCGCGCAGCAGGCCTTCATCGGCGGCGAGGCGGCGGTGCTCATCAACGGCACCTGGGGCGTGGACACCTACGAGGCGCAGTCCAAGGATCCGAAGACCGCCCTCAAGAAGTACGCCGTGCGCGACATTCCGGCCCTCTACGGCCAGGAAGCCGTCTGGTCCGACAGCCACCTGTGGGTCCTACCGAAGCAGCCGAAGCCGGATCCGGCGAAGCAGAAGGCGGCCCTGGCCTTCCTCAAGTTCCTGAATGACAACAACTTCCAGTGGGCCCGCACCGGGCACCTGCCGGTGCGCACCTCGGTGCTCAAGAGCGCCGAGATGCAGGCGCTGCCGCACCGGTCGGAGTACACCCGCACGGCCACCATCGCCAAGGCGGTGCCAGCCATCGAGAACCAGCGCGCCATCCTGGACCTGCTGGTGAACGAGGTGAACTCGACCTGGCTGGTCAACAAGAAGCCGGATCAGGCCCTGTCCGACGCTCAGCGCCGGGCGACGCAAATCCTGCGCCGCGCCCGCAAGTAA
- a CDS encoding carbohydrate ABC transporter permease: MKRTFGDHLILALLIAAACVWMLPMLWVLAMALKPNAMLVQSTSGVLPWPHTFEHFAALMRVSLTPRWLLNSLLVAVGMTALTLVLSSLAGYAFARIAFPGRRAVFLLVMAGLMIPEQAVLVPLHAMFAGWNLHSTYFSLIAPRLAVPMGVFLMTQFFKAVPRELEEAAELDNAGRLKVFWSVMLPLSRPALTTLGIFTFLYAWNDFLWPVVTAAQPEMYTLSVGLGSLQGNFAMSEGLGFLMASAVFASAPMLIIYAVFQRYIVQGIAMTGGK, translated from the coding sequence ATGAAGCGGACCTTCGGTGACCACCTCATCCTCGCCCTGCTGATCGCCGCCGCGTGCGTGTGGATGCTGCCCATGCTGTGGGTGCTGGCCATGGCGCTCAAGCCCAACGCCATGCTGGTGCAGTCCACCTCCGGTGTCCTGCCGTGGCCCCATACCTTCGAGCACTTCGCGGCCCTGATGCGGGTGTCGCTGACGCCGCGCTGGCTGCTCAACAGCCTGCTCGTCGCCGTGGGCATGACGGCCCTGACGCTGGTGCTGTCGTCGCTCGCGGGCTACGCCTTCGCCCGGATCGCCTTTCCCGGCCGCCGCGCCGTCTTCCTGCTGGTGATGGCCGGACTGATGATTCCGGAGCAGGCCGTCCTGGTGCCGCTGCACGCCATGTTCGCCGGTTGGAACCTGCACAGCACCTACTTCTCCCTGATTGCCCCCCGTCTGGCCGTGCCGATGGGCGTGTTCTTGATGACCCAGTTCTTCAAGGCGGTGCCGCGCGAGTTGGAGGAGGCGGCAGAGCTCGACAACGCGGGCCGGCTGAAGGTCTTCTGGTCGGTGATGCTGCCGCTGTCCCGCCCGGCCCTGACGACGCTCGGCATCTTCACCTTCTTGTATGCCTGGAACGACTTTCTCTGGCCGGTCGTCACGGCCGCCCAGCCGGAGATGTACACGCTCAGCGTCGGCCTCGGCTCGCTCCAGGGTAACTTCGCCATGTCGGAGGGGCTCGGCTTCCTGATGGCCTCGGCGGTGTTCGCCAGTGCGCCGATGCTCATCATCTATGCCGTGTTCCAGCGGTACATCGTGCAAGGTATCGCCATGACCGGTGGCAAGTAG
- a CDS encoding carbohydrate ABC transporter permease, with amino-acid sequence MASTRAPAPALPRRWRTRYRDAFAGYAFLAPFLAVYALFLLYPFGLGLWMSLHDWEIVGDYREYIGWLNYEELWDDPYFWEALKRTLQFAAMTVPAATVLGFVLALALNRPGRIHGVLRAIFFASSIFSVTVVTLVWTMVLNPNQGLVANGLRAVGLEPIAFLTHQEWAMPALVVTSLWWTAGFPMALFLAGLQQIPPEVYEAARLDNASRWAVLWRITLPALKRTILLVLVLETVMHLQVFGQPLLMTRGGPSNSTRPLVQLIYETGFRDWRSGYASSMSLVLFVLMFFVALLQLRLSRREN; translated from the coding sequence ATGGCCAGCACCCGTGCTCCCGCTCCTGCCCTCCCGCGCCGCTGGCGGACGCGCTATCGCGACGCCTTCGCGGGCTATGCCTTCCTGGCCCCGTTCCTCGCCGTCTACGCCCTCTTCCTGCTCTATCCCTTTGGCCTCGGCCTGTGGATGAGCCTTCACGACTGGGAGATCGTCGGGGACTACCGGGAGTACATCGGCTGGCTGAACTACGAGGAGCTCTGGGATGATCCCTATTTCTGGGAGGCCCTGAAGCGCACCCTGCAGTTCGCCGCCATGACGGTCCCGGCGGCGACGGTGCTTGGCTTCGTCCTGGCCCTGGCGCTCAACCGGCCGGGGCGGATCCATGGCGTGCTGCGAGCGATCTTCTTCGCCTCCAGCATCTTCTCGGTCACGGTCGTCACGCTGGTGTGGACGATGGTGCTCAACCCCAACCAGGGCCTGGTGGCGAACGGGCTGCGGGCCGTGGGGCTGGAGCCGATTGCCTTCCTGACCCACCAGGAGTGGGCCATGCCCGCGCTGGTGGTGACGAGCCTGTGGTGGACCGCTGGCTTTCCGATGGCGCTGTTTCTCGCCGGGCTGCAGCAGATTCCCCCCGAGGTCTACGAGGCCGCCAGGCTCGACAATGCCTCGCGCTGGGCGGTGCTGTGGCGCATCACCCTGCCCGCGCTGAAGCGCACGATCCTGCTCGTGCTGGTGCTGGAGACCGTCATGCACCTCCAGGTGTTCGGCCAGCCACTGCTGATGACGCGCGGCGGCCCGTCCAACTCCACCCGGCCGCTGGTGCAGCTCATCTACGAGACCGGCTTCCGCGACTGGCGCTCGGGCTATGCCTCCTCCATGTCACTGGTGCTGTTCGTCCTGATGTTCTTCGTGGCGCTGCTGCAGCTGCGTCTGTCCAGGCGGGAGAACTGA
- a CDS encoding ABC transporter ATP-binding protein encodes MADVLLRDLRKRYGSSEVVHGVSLELKHREFIVFVGPSGCGKSTLLRMIAGLEEISGGELFIGGRQVNATPPGERGVAMVFQNYALYPHMTAAGNMAFGLRNIGTPRAEIAARVATAAKTLQIEHLLHRRPADMSGGQRQRVAIGRAIVRRPDVFLFDEPLSNLDAALRVQMRVELVQLHQRLEATSIYVTHDQVEAMTMADRIVVLRDGRVEQVGTPMEIYRHPANTFVAGFMGTPKMNLIEAQVMSVSPGQVAVTLPGGRAEAAANGTGMAPGAPVTFGVRPEHLRLTTGEGILRGQVRAIERLGRETLLHVAGAEGPTLIATDTGDSAVRIGDTVTLAIEPGSGRLFGGDGMALPPSAATAA; translated from the coding sequence ATGGCCGATGTGTTGCTCCGGGATTTGCGCAAGCGCTACGGCTCGTCAGAGGTCGTCCATGGCGTCTCGCTCGAGCTGAAGCACCGGGAATTCATCGTCTTCGTCGGCCCCTCGGGGTGCGGCAAGTCCACGCTCCTGCGCATGATTGCCGGGCTGGAGGAGATCAGTGGCGGCGAGCTCTTCATCGGCGGGCGCCAGGTCAACGCAACCCCGCCCGGCGAGCGAGGGGTCGCCATGGTCTTCCAGAACTATGCCCTCTACCCGCACATGACGGCCGCGGGGAACATGGCCTTCGGCCTGCGCAACATTGGCACGCCCCGCGCCGAGATCGCCGCCCGCGTGGCCACGGCCGCCAAGACGCTGCAGATCGAGCACCTGCTCCATCGCCGCCCCGCGGACATGTCCGGTGGCCAGCGCCAGCGCGTCGCCATTGGCCGCGCCATCGTCCGCAGGCCGGACGTTTTTCTGTTCGACGAGCCACTGTCCAATCTGGATGCCGCGCTGCGGGTGCAGATGCGCGTTGAGCTGGTGCAGCTCCACCAGCGGCTCGAGGCCACCTCGATCTACGTCACCCACGACCAGGTGGAGGCGATGACCATGGCCGACCGCATCGTCGTTCTTCGCGACGGACGAGTCGAGCAGGTCGGCACGCCGATGGAGATCTACCGGCACCCCGCCAACACCTTCGTCGCCGGGTTCATGGGCACCCCGAAGATGAACCTGATCGAAGCCCAGGTGATGTCCGTCAGCCCCGGCCAGGTAGCGGTCACCCTGCCGGGCGGGCGCGCCGAGGCCGCTGCGAATGGCACCGGGATGGCCCCAGGCGCCCCCGTCACCTTCGGCGTCCGGCCCGAGCACCTGCGGTTGACCACGGGCGAGGGCATCCTGCGCGGCCAGGTCAGGGCCATCGAGCGGCTGGGCCGCGAGACGCTGCTGCACGTCGCCGGCGCGGAGGGCCCCACGCTCATCGCCACGGACACCGGGGACAGTGCGGTCCGCATTGGCGACACCGTGACCTTGGCCATCGAGCCCGGCAGCGGCCGGCTGTTCGGCGGTGATGGAATGGCCTTGCCGCCATCCGCCGCCACCGCCGCCTGA
- a CDS encoding YciI family protein — MRFMILVKADKNSEAGTLPDEKLMTEMGKYNEELMKAGVLLAGEGLHPSSKGARVKFSGTQRTVVDGPFAETKELIAGFWIFQVKSKEEAIEWVKRCPNPMPGESEIEIRQIFEAEDFGPEFTPELRDAEERLRAQLESKK, encoded by the coding sequence ATGCGATTCATGATCCTGGTCAAGGCCGACAAGAACAGCGAGGCAGGCACGCTTCCGGACGAGAAGCTCATGACCGAGATGGGGAAGTACAACGAGGAGCTGATGAAGGCCGGCGTGCTGCTCGCGGGCGAGGGACTTCACCCGAGCTCCAAGGGCGCGCGCGTCAAGTTCTCGGGCACCCAGCGCACTGTGGTGGATGGACCCTTCGCCGAGACGAAGGAGCTGATTGCTGGCTTCTGGATCTTCCAGGTGAAGTCGAAGGAGGAGGCGATCGAGTGGGTCAAGCGCTGCCCCAACCCCATGCCGGGAGAGAGCGAGATCGAGATCCGTCAGATCTTCGAGGCGGAGGACTTTGGTCCCGAGTTCACGCCCGAGCTGCGGGATGCGGAGGAGCGCCTGCGCGCGCAGCTGGAATCGAAGAAGTAG